A stretch of Porites lutea chromosome 5, jaPorLute2.1, whole genome shotgun sequence DNA encodes these proteins:
- the LOC140939091 gene encoding uncharacterized protein, translated as MKINKKYGYMIMSIKDKKEVVIDEVGKPFLPDCTQRENEEVFNRLRERILAKEQEPKYLLFDFKLETSDGRREKIAFINWCSDNCLVDKKMVQSSTADALKKVLQGVSAHIQANDADELEYNEIAREVTRKK; from the exons ATGAAAATCAACAAGAAATATGGCTACATGATCATGTCGATCAAGGACAAGAAAGAGGTGGTAATCGATGAAGTCGGAAAGCCGTTTCTCCCGGACTGCACCCAAAGGGAAAACGAAGAAGTGTTTAACAGACTGAGAGAAAGGATTCTGGCTAAGGAGCAAGAACCTAAGTACCTATTGTTTGATTTTAAGCTGGAAACTAGTGATGGCCGAAGAGAAAAGATAGCATTCATCAACTG gTGCTCTGACAACTGTTTGGTCGATAAAAAGATGGTACAATCAAGTACTGCGGATGCGTTAAAAAAGGTTCTTCAAGGTGTTAGTGCGCACATTCAAGCAAACGATGCTGACGAGTTGGAATATAATGAAATCGCCAGGGAAGTTACACGGAAAAAGTAG